In Oscillospiraceae bacterium, the sequence GTGAATCCGGATCGGATAAAAATTCGTTGAGTTTGTCGGCTGGGACTCGGATTACGGCAGTGTAACTACGGGTCGATCCCGCTTTCCCGCTGCCGTGTTCGTTTGAAGATTCGATATATCCGCCGACTGAGGTAATACGGTCCATAATTGCGTTATATGATTTAATGTATTCGAGTGTTTCAAGCGTTAAAGCGGCTGTTTTGATCAGCTTTCTGCCGGCGGTTACGTCCGGATTTTTATCAGAAGTATAATCTGACTGATGTGGACTTTCATATTCACCTGAGCTGCCTTTGTTTGTCGAAGAGCCATTATCATAGGATGGCGCGCCGCCTGAACCGGGTGCGCTACTTTTTTGCTCACTTGAATTCATGATTGAACTGCACGAAGCAAGAATAAAAACAGCAGCCAATATGAATGCTATTATTGCGAACAAATATCGTTTTTTCATGGTGTTTATACCTTTCTATAATGATATCTTTAAAAAACAGACGGTGATCATAATGTCATGAAAGTGAAAGCAGATAATGCTTATGTATTTATAAGAAAATTTTCAATAACAAATTATGGTATATTAGACTTATGATATATGAATTTGTTCCAATAAGATATTATACCAATATTTAACAAAAGGCTTTATTTAAGTTTTAATTCTAATTCTCTTTGATAGAGCAGATATCCTTTATTACTTCTCCTGCAATTATAAGCCCCGCTACACCGGGGACAAATGGCGCACTTGCGGTCAGTGGCTTAACCTGAGCGGAAAAGTTCTGCTTTTTTGGCGGTTCGGTCGAATAAACTACCTTGACACCGGTTATTCCGCGTTCTCGGAGAGCTTTTCTGATCACCTTGGCCAGAGGACACACGGCGGTATTTTCAATATCCGAGACAACGAATTTCGTCGGATCAAGCTTGTTTCCCGCTCCCATACAGCTGATAATCGGGATACCCGATTTTTTTGCGGTTTCGATCAGCAATAGCTTTGAAGGAACACTGTCGATAGCATCAACTATATAATCAGCGCCGGAAAGATCAAACTCTCCGGCGTTTTCCGCGTTGAAAAATTTACATATGGCAGTAACACATGCGTCCGGATTTATATCGAGTGCGCGGCTTTTCATCAGCTCGGCTTTATATTTTCCGACCGTGGAGGTAAGCGCGATGAGCTGACGGTTTATATTTGAGCTCTCAACAGTATCGCTGTCGATAAACACTAGGTTTCCGATTCCCGCACGGGCAAGAGCCTCGGCGCAATACGATCCGACCCCGCCTATGCCGAATACGAAAACTCTAGCGGCGGAGAGCGTTCTCAACGATCCGGCTCCTAAAAGAAGCTCGGTTCTTGAAAAATCCGGTAATGCGTTATTATTTATAATCATTGATTTTATATATTGTCGGATCCTTTGCTTTTTAATATTCTTATCTTATATACTCCATATAGAATTGCTATAAAATATGCGTGTACAAGGTTAATCACAATTTCTTCGGCGATTCGTGGCAGCAATAAAATCAAAAATTCTCTGCCAACCCAAGCGGGAAGGAAAATACGCAGTATTTCCGTATTTATTGTTGTGACAAACACACCGGCGCATACCACACAGATAAAAATTCTTAAGAATTCAAATCCGTTTGCGTTGTCTGCCGGGTTTCCGCTTGACAATATGCTGGAGCGGCGTTTGGATTTGATAATACAATCAATCAGAATTATCAGTCCGCCTAAAAGCGCGGCGGCTTCGAATCCGACCGTTATCAAATTAATATAACCGGCAAGATACTTTCTGAAGGTATCGCTTGATTTGAAGACGAATCCGTCGGCTTCATATGAACTTGAGCTTAATATTGATGTAAAATCAGGTTGATTATCGATTTTTACAAATTCAATGCCGGCATTATTGGCAAATTTTTGGGCTTCGGAACCGGCTTTACCGTAAATTACAAGTCCATCGATGCCAGAAAAAATACCATTTGGAATTGTTTTAATCTGAGCCGGAATCGTTATCCTATCAAGGCTTGTATTATTCGAAAAAGCATCTTTGTCAAGCTTGGTTACGGCGGATTGATAACCGTCGACCGTTACAAAAGACGGTATAGTAATTTCGGCTGTATCCGGAGCCGATGAAAGAGTTATCGTATCATTGTTGTATTTTGCAAGAGAAACTGCAACTGAAGATAAAAATCCGATATTCTTATCCTCAAGCGTTCCGCGTGTGGGTAAATTATCTTTTACCGCAAAAAAGCTATTGGAAATTCCATCTGATTTTAAAGAAAGCTGTGTTGAAAAACCGAATACTACAAGCACAGCGAGGACAGCTCCGACCGCTGAGCGGGAAAAAGCAGGCTTGTATTTTTCCTTTTTTGTTAAAAGACGCCATAACAGACCTTTAATAAATCCTCCGCAAAATGCGGTTAGAGTGAGCCACGGAATATAAGCTCCGTCCGGCTTAATCATTGCACCCAATAAATCCGACAGCGCTGACACGGCGCCGCCGTAAAACGGTCCGAACAATATTGCCGGGAAAGCAGTAAAAATGCCGGCAAAGCCGATACGCATTCCATTGGCTCCCAACATAGGAAGCGAAATGGAAAGAAACAACTTTGAGACCAGCGCGAGAGCGAGAAAAACAGCCGAAAGAGTGATTTTGCGCAACAGTACGCGGCTTTGCGATGCTTTGGAAATTCTGGGGGTTGGTGAAATATTTTGCATAAAAAAACCTCCTGTGGCAGATTTGCGTTGCCGCACAGGAGATAGATACTCCGTAATGCAGCAGCGGGATGCGACATATTCACCGCAAGAGGCGTTAAAAACGCTTCTATTCGTCCGCGCGGCAACTCCCCGTCCGCTCGGCACTGTGGCGGTATAACCCGCCGGCGCGAATACATCTACTCTGCTATTTTGATGAATCAATGATATATCAGGTTCAATATTTTGTCAAGACATATTCAAAAGAAATAGCAATAAATTTGTATTTAGCTCAAAATCAGAAAAAAATTATTAACGTACTTATTAACTCGGCATTTAAATAATTATCGCTTAAAGAGAGAACAAGCTTTGATATATGCTTATATCCTCTCGGATACATTATTAAATATATAATAATGATCATGATGCATAAATATAGCAAAAGTTAATCTGAATAATATGTAATAACAATGTATTGAAAAACAGTCGTATATAAAGTATAATAGAGATAACAGTATGATTGTATACAATCATACAAAGATACGGGAATTCACCTAAAGGAGCCAAAGATGATAGAATTTTCAAAAAAGACGAATGTATTGGAGCAGGATACATATAAATACACTCTGCAGGATGTTGCCGAGCCGAACCTTTTCAGAGAAATTTACCCATACACTGAGGTTCCGAAGGTGCCCTTCAATTTTCGTCGCGTCCCGATGGAAACGCCGGAAAAGCTCTGGATCACGGATACTACATTCCGTGACGGTCAGCAGTCATTAAAGCCTTATTCAGTAGAACAGATTGTTAAAATATACGACATGCTTCACCGGCTCAGCGGACCCAACGGCATTATCAAACAAACAGAATTTTTTGTTTACAGCAAAAAAGACCGTGAAGCGCTTGAAAAATGTATGGAACTCGGATATGAATTTCCGGAGATAACAACATGGATCAGAGCGAACAAGAATGACTTTAAGCTTGTAAAAGATATTGGCATAAAAGAGACAGGCATCCTTGTCAGCTGTTCGGATTATCATATATTCAAAAAGCTCGGACTTACTCGTCAGCAGGCTATGACACATTACCTGTTTGTTATCCATGACGCTCTTGAGGCCGGATTATCTCCGAGATGTCATTTTGAAGATATCACACGGGCTGATTTTTACGGCTTCGTCGTGCCCTTTGCAAATGCGCTAATGGATCTTTCGCGTCAGTCAAAAATCCCAGTCAAAATCCGCGCGTGCGACACCATGGGCTACGGTGTGACATATCCAGGCGCGTCATTGCCACGCAGCGTACCCGGAATAATATACGGACTTAAGCATTATTCCGACGTTCCTTCGGAGCTTATTGAATGGCACGGACATAACGATTTTTACAAAGGTGTGACCAATGCTGCATACGCATGGCTCTACGGAGCATGCGCGGTTAACTGTTCACTGCTTGGGATCGGTGAACGTACTGGCAACGTACCGCTGGAGGCAATGGTATTTGAATATGCTTCAATTCGCGGAACCACCGACGGAATGGATACGCGCGTAATAACTGAAATCGCAGATTATTATAAAAAAGAAATCGGATATGAAATACCTGTAATGACTCCTTTTGTGGGCGAGCATTTCAATCTCACAAAGGCGGGCATACATGCGGACGGTCTGTTAAAGGATGAAGAAATATATAACATCTTCGACACCAGAGCGATCCTTAATCGTCCCGCTTCCGTTGCTATTTCCAATACTTCCGGAGCAGCCGGAATTGCATATTGGCTTAATAATTATTTCGCCATTCTGGAAGAATCCCGTATTGATAAAAAGGCTGCCGTTGTTGAAAGAATGAAAGCTGCCATTGACAGCGAATACGAAAACGGGCGCCAAACAGTAATGAGCAATGAAGAATTGGTTTCTATCGCCAGGACATCTGACATCGAAGGAATAATTCCTTCGGAGGATTAATAACACATATATGAAGTTCATTGGGAACACTAACACTAATTCTCTGTTCAACGCCGTTTATACGGAGCTTCGGGATGCGATTCTCGAAGGAACGCTTGTTCCCGGAGAAAGTCTGATAGAAACAAAAATTTCGCAGGAGCTTGGCGTGAGCCGGACTCCCGTAAGAGAGGCAATCCGTCAGCTTGAGCATGATGAGCTTGTGAGAACCATACCTAACAAGGGCGCCGTGGTGATAGGAATATCCGTTGCTGATATAGATGATATGTATACTATTCGTATTTTTACGGAAGGACTTGCCGCGGAATGGGCGACCGAGCATATCAGCGACAATGAGATAGAGCAGCTTAGAGAAATCGTGGAGCTTCAGGAATTTTATGCAGTAAAAAATGATTATATTCAGGTATGGCAGCTCGATGGAAGATTTCATACTATAATATACGACGCATGTAAAAGCAGAATCCTAAAGCATGTTTTATCAAATTTTCATAGTTATGTCGCCCGTGCCCGGGAGCTTTCGTTTAAAACAGAACAGCGTACAGCCTTATCTGTTGAGGAGCATCGGCTCATATATGAAGCGATGCGGGCAAGAGATGGAGCCGGCGCTAAAAAGCTCACCGAACAGCATTTAATAAATGCAAAGAAAAGCGTACTTGAATCAATCAAAGATATAAATGCCTGATACATTAGAACAAAGCTGCGATAAACTCAAAAAAGTTTATCGCAGCTTTGTTCGTTAGAATTATGTATTTTACAACGCGACGATTATTAAAACGGCATTAAAATAAGCTTTGTTTTATAAGAGAGAAAAGCCCATATGCCAGAGCCTTTTCTTCTTTAAGCAGAAGCAATCTCTGAATTCTTATAATCTCAATGATGAACCAAATTCCTTGCCATGGATATTATCCTCAATTTTTATAATATATTATTTGTTTTTCTATTGACATCTGCTTTTTACGGTGATATTATAAGTGTGCTATAACAGGTAGCACACTTATGGAGGGATTAAAGTGTTTGTAATCGATTATACAAGCAAGGCACCCATATTTGAGCAAATTAAGACGCAAATACTTTCGTTTGTCTCCTGCGGAGCATTAAAACCGGGAGACAGGCTGCCTTCGATAAGGATGATATCTTCTGAACTTAGTATTAATTTCAACACGGTTAAAAAAGTGTTTTCCGATCTTGAAAGAGACGGAGTGATTATAACCGTGATCGGCAGCGGGAGCTTCATTGCAAAAGGAGCGGTCAGAAATCACGCGGCAATAAAAAACGCGACGGCTGCTTTGACAGAGGCCGCTGCTGTCGCAAAAGCAGCGGGTATCAATGAGGACGAAGCAACGAAAATCATTAACCATGTATATAAAACTGAGGAGGGTAATAAATGATTAGAGTTAACGGAGTATCCAAGATATTTGACGGCGTTCCGGCTCTTGATGGAATAACTCTTTCTGTCAATGATTCGTCGGTGTATGGGCTTATTGGATACAATGGAGCGGGGAAGACCACACTTTTAAATTTGGCAAGCGGCTTATACAAGCCGGACGGAGGAAAGATCGAAATTGATTCTTCGGGAGGTATCCGAAGCCCGTTTAATTGCCCGGAGGCAATGAGGGAGATGTTTTATGTGACGGATGATTTTTATTTTCTGCCAAATTGCGTGCTTGATGATATGTCGGACTCTTGTCAGCGGATTGATAACGGAGTATATGGCCGATACCGGGGCATCAGTTATTGTCGCGTCTCATAATTTATATGAAACTGAAAACATATGCGACACAATCGGAATGCTGAACGGGAAAAAGCTTGTTTTCAGCTGTGATATCGATACGCTAAAAAGCGAAATAAAAAAATACCAGATCATTTTTAATAAAACGGCTTCAGAAGAGCTGCTGAAGGGTATTCAATATAAATCGGCACGTTTTGAAGGAACATGCATAGTATTCGCAAGTAAAGACGGCATCGAAAAAATAAAAGCCGCCGCGTCTCAGAACGCTGAAATACTGTCCATGAACGAATATGGAATGTCACTTACAGAAATATTTATTTACGAAACGGAGGGTAAAAAAATCAATGTTGAAGGACTTTTCAGTAAATAAAATACATCGTCATGCGATATGGCATGTAATAAAAAGGTATGCGTGGCTTCCGGTATGCAATATGGTTTTCCTAGTTATATTAATGCCGGTGTTGAATGTGGCCATACCGAATTCGCTTTATAATTTAACAGAAGGCGATGGACCTAAGTACGCATTCACTACATCAGTTATTTCGATTATTTTGCCGTATATACTTGCTGTGATAGCTGCTTTTACAGCGTGTGTTATGTTTGGATTTTTATTCAAAAAAAGAAGCGCCGATTTTTATATGCTCGGAGGATTATCACGCGGCGGGCTTTTTGTATCAAGATTCGTATTTGGCATATTATCTATTATAATCCCTTGTTTTATTGCTTTCATGGCTTCATATATTATGAATATAACAAAATATGGATTTACGGAGTTATTTTTAAGAAATTCGTTTTACTTTTTCATAAATATGATAACCATATCTTTGGCTGCATTTTCAGCCTTTGTGCTTGCGGCTGTTGTAAGCGGCAGAATCATTGAATATATTTTTACCTCGGTTTCTCTTTATTGCGCACATTTTGGGATATTACTTTTCTGGAGGAACATCACCTCGGCATTCCTATATGGTTCACCTAACTATATAAGACTGAATAACAGCGTAGAAATGCAAGATATTTTTTCACGATATTTTAGCTTTTCATTATTTACAGCTTTGAATTCGGATTTACGTTTGTTTTCTTATTCAAATTTTGAAACAGATATTTCTAAAGAGGAATTGATTAAATATTTTAAAGTTGATTATTCAAGAGTAATCGTTGTTCTACTTTTATCTTTGGCTATTATAACTATTTCGTATATGCTTTTCAGAAATAAAAAAGCCGAACATTGCGAAAAGCCAAATAAATTCCTTCCCGCGACTGTTTTAACTTCGGCAGTATTTTCTCTTTCGCTTGCTTCTCTGATTTTTATTGCCGGAAGAAGCTATGTTACTGTAATTGCATTTTTCTTATTTGCTTTTCTGATATCGTCGTTGATATATCTTATATATGATTCAGGAATTAGACGTATAAAGAAGAATAGTTTAATATTTACTGTGGAAGCATTGACATCGGCTGCATTTATGGTATGTCTTTTTACGGGCGGTTTCGGATATGCATCAAAAGTACCTGATGTTAATTCCATAAAATCTGTTAAAATTACATATAAAGGTGATCCTCAAAATGTAAATAATTTAGGAAGTGGTAGTTACGGCGGTTTATTAAACACTTATAAATCGGGTCCTGAAGTTATGATTTCATTAACTTCGATCTCATCTATTGAAAAAGTAACTGAAATACATAAAGAAATAATTAAAGAAGGTTGTTCCGAGGTTACATATACAGATGCAGATCCATATTCTGACACAAAAGTGTTTGTTGATGTGTATATAGAATATGAAGGAAAAG encodes:
- a CDS encoding tRNA threonylcarbamoyladenosine dehydratase; this translates as MIINNNALPDFSRTELLLGAGSLRTLSAARVFVFGIGGVGSYCAEALARAGIGNLVFIDSDTVESSNINRQLIALTSTVGKYKAELMKSRALDINPDACVTAICKFFNAENAGEFDLSGADYIVDAIDSVPSKLLLIETAKKSGIPIISCMGAGNKLDPTKFVVSDIENTAVCPLAKVIRKALRERGITGVKVVYSTEPPKKQNFSAQVKPLTASAPFVPGVAGLIIAGEVIKDICSIKEN
- a CDS encoding folate family ECF transporter S component yields the protein MQNISPTPRISKASQSRVLLRKITLSAVFLALALVSKLFLSISLPMLGANGMRIGFAGIFTAFPAILFGPFYGGAVSALSDLLGAMIKPDGAYIPWLTLTAFCGGFIKGLLWRLLTKKEKYKPAFSRSAVGAVLAVLVVFGFSTQLSLKSDGISNSFFAVKDNLPTRGTLEDKNIGFLSSVAVSLAKYNNDTITLSSAPDTAEITIPSFVTVDGYQSAVTKLDKDAFSNNTSLDRITIPAQIKTIPNGIFSGIDGLVIYGKAGSEAQKFANNAGIEFVKIDNQPDFTSILSSSSYEADGFVFKSSDTFRKYLAGYINLITVGFEAAALLGGLIILIDCIIKSKRRSSILSSGNPADNANGFEFLRIFICVVCAGVFVTTINTEILRIFLPAWVGREFLILLLPRIAEEIVINLVHAYFIAILYGVYKIRILKSKGSDNI
- a CDS encoding 2-isopropylmalate synthase, whose translation is MIEFSKKTNVLEQDTYKYTLQDVAEPNLFREIYPYTEVPKVPFNFRRVPMETPEKLWITDTTFRDGQQSLKPYSVEQIVKIYDMLHRLSGPNGIIKQTEFFVYSKKDREALEKCMELGYEFPEITTWIRANKNDFKLVKDIGIKETGILVSCSDYHIFKKLGLTRQQAMTHYLFVIHDALEAGLSPRCHFEDITRADFYGFVVPFANALMDLSRQSKIPVKIRACDTMGYGVTYPGASLPRSVPGIIYGLKHYSDVPSELIEWHGHNDFYKGVTNAAYAWLYGACAVNCSLLGIGERTGNVPLEAMVFEYASIRGTTDGMDTRVITEIADYYKKEIGYEIPVMTPFVGEHFNLTKAGIHADGLLKDEEIYNIFDTRAILNRPASVAISNTSGAAGIAYWLNNYFAILEESRIDKKAAVVERMKAAIDSEYENGRQTVMSNEELVSIARTSDIEGIIPSED
- a CDS encoding GntR family transcriptional regulator — its product is MKFIGNTNTNSLFNAVYTELRDAILEGTLVPGESLIETKISQELGVSRTPVREAIRQLEHDELVRTIPNKGAVVIGISVADIDDMYTIRIFTEGLAAEWATEHISDNEIEQLREIVELQEFYAVKNDYIQVWQLDGRFHTIIYDACKSRILKHVLSNFHSYVARARELSFKTEQRTALSVEEHRLIYEAMRARDGAGAKKLTEQHLINAKKSVLESIKDINA
- a CDS encoding GntR family transcriptional regulator, giving the protein MFVIDYTSKAPIFEQIKTQILSFVSCGALKPGDRLPSIRMISSELSINFNTVKKVFSDLERDGVIITVIGSGSFIAKGAVRNHAAIKNATAALTEAAAVAKAAGINEDEATKIINHVYKTEEGNK
- a CDS encoding ATP-binding cassette domain-containing protein yields the protein MIRVNGVSKIFDGVPALDGITLSVNDSSVYGLIGYNGAGKTTLLNLASGLYKPDGGKIEIDSSGGIRSPFNCPEAMREMFYVTDDFYFLPNCVLDDMSDSCQRIDNGVYGRYRGISYCRVS